One uncultured Alphaproteobacteria bacterium genomic region harbors:
- a CDS encoding Aminoglycoside phosphotransferase yields MNIVSRNEARAAFLAACGWGEAQVSPLAADASFRSYHRVAGAGRVAVLMDAPPPMEDVRPFRAVDARLRALGLSAPEILAEDVTGGFLLLEDFGDGTFTRLLAAGADEAALYDLAVDALIALHRQAEAAEGFADYALPVYDRARYLAEAGLLADWFLPAAGVALSAADRAAYDAAWGEALGALEGQPETLVLRDFHVDNLMRLSGRAGVAACGLLDFQDAVRGPAVYDLMSLLEDARRDLPPALVARGRARYIEAFPALDRERFAAAWAVLAAQRHAKVIGIFTRLCVRDRKPQYLVHIPRVWRLLEAALAHPALGAAAAWFAARVPADARRSPPCPSV; encoded by the coding sequence GTGAACATCGTGTCCCGCAACGAGGCGCGCGCCGCGTTCCTCGCGGCGTGCGGCTGGGGCGAAGCGCAGGTGTCGCCGCTCGCCGCCGACGCGTCGTTCCGCTCCTATCATCGCGTTGCCGGCGCGGGCCGGGTCGCGGTACTGATGGACGCGCCGCCGCCGATGGAGGACGTGCGGCCGTTCCGCGCCGTCGACGCGCGGCTGCGCGCGCTCGGCCTGTCCGCGCCCGAGATTCTCGCCGAGGACGTGACCGGCGGCTTCCTGCTGCTGGAGGACTTCGGCGACGGCACCTTCACCCGCCTGCTCGCCGCCGGGGCCGACGAGGCGGCGCTCTACGACCTCGCGGTCGACGCGCTGATCGCGCTGCACCGGCAGGCAGAGGCGGCGGAAGGCTTCGCCGACTACGCGCTGCCGGTCTACGACCGCGCCCGCTACCTCGCCGAGGCGGGGCTGCTGGCCGACTGGTTCCTGCCCGCCGCGGGCGTCGCCCTCTCCGCCGCCGATCGCGCCGCCTACGACGCCGCCTGGGGCGAGGCCCTCGGCGCGCTCGAAGGCCAGCCCGAGACCCTGGTGCTGCGGGATTTCCACGTCGACAACCTGATGCGGCTGTCCGGCCGCGCGGGCGTCGCCGCCTGCGGCCTGCTCGATTTCCAGGACGCGGTGCGCGGCCCGGCGGTCTACGATCTGATGTCGCTGCTGGAGGACGCGCGCCGCGATCTTCCGCCCGCCCTGGTCGCGCGCGGCCGGGCGCGCTATATCGAGGCATTCCCGGCGCTCGACCGCGAACGCTTCGCCGCCGCCTGGGCGGTGCTCGCGGCGCAGCGTCACGCCAAGGTGATCGGCATCTTCACGCGGCTCTGCGTGCGCGATCGCAAGCCGCAATATCTCGTTCACATCCCCCGCGTCTGGCGGCTGCTGGAGGCCGCCCTGGCGCATCCGGCGCTCGGCGCCGCGGCGGCGTGGTTCGCCGCCCGCGTGCCCGCAGACGCCCGCAGGAGTCCGCCGTGCCCATCCGTCTGA
- a CDS encoding Nucleotidyl transferase — protein sequence MVRRPRARRRPQESAVPIRLKEPTNPRCPRPHHAMILAAGLGKRMRPLTLATPKPLIQVAGQTLLDRHLDRLAEWGVADAVVNIHHLGDQIAEHVKRRKAPRVTISDERDALLDTGGGVVRALPLLGEDPFFVLNSDVIWGDGPHPTFSRLWSAFDPAETDVALLLLATAKAHGYDGPGDFLLDPVGRPVRRGEAEIAPYVFAGVSLIHPRVFAGAPEGAFSLNRVFDAALAAGRLRGVAHEGAWYHVGTPEAIAATERLLAQPQYP from the coding sequence GTGGTTCGCCGCCCGCGTGCCCGCAGACGCCCGCAGGAGTCCGCCGTGCCCATCCGTCTGAAGGAACCCACCAACCCCCGCTGCCCGCGCCCGCACCATGCGATGATTCTCGCCGCCGGGCTCGGCAAGCGCATGCGACCGCTCACCCTGGCGACGCCCAAGCCGCTGATCCAGGTCGCCGGGCAGACCTTGCTTGACCGCCATCTCGACCGCCTCGCCGAATGGGGCGTCGCCGACGCGGTGGTCAACATCCACCACCTCGGCGACCAGATCGCCGAACACGTGAAGCGCCGCAAGGCGCCCCGGGTGACGATCTCCGACGAGCGCGACGCCCTGCTCGACACCGGCGGCGGCGTCGTCCGCGCCCTGCCGCTGCTTGGCGAGGACCCGTTCTTCGTGCTGAATTCCGACGTGATCTGGGGCGACGGCCCGCACCCGACGTTCTCGCGGCTGTGGTCGGCGTTCGATCCGGCCGAGACCGACGTCGCGCTGCTGCTGCTCGCCACCGCCAAGGCTCACGGCTACGACGGCCCCGGCGATTTCCTCCTCGACCCGGTCGGCCGCCCGGTGCGGCGCGGCGAGGCGGAAATCGCGCCCTACGTCTTCGCCGGGGTGTCGCTGATCCACCCGCGCGTGTTCGCGGGCGCGCCCGAGGGGGCGTTCTCGCTCAACCGAGTGTTCGACGCGGCGCTCGCCGCCGGACGCCTGCGCGGCGTCGCCCACGAAGGGGCGTGGTATCACGTCGGCACCCCCGAGGCGATCGCCGCCACCGAACGCCTGCTCGCCCAGCCGCAGTACCCGTAA
- a CDS encoding ATP-dependent nuclease subunit B: MRPVYTVDPDRGFADSLAEGILARHGGAPIGLARVTVLLPTRRACRSLREAFLRRGGGAPMILPQMLPLGEVDEDELAFVDAGLDLAPAVSPLARRAMLARLIGAAADPATGEPPSVDQALGLAEALALLLDQVQAEELEFARLDRIGRELPAHWQRVVAVLRTITEVWPQVLAELGRLDPMARRVALMRVRAAAWAADPPNGPVIAAGSTGSHPATARLMAVVANLPEGAVVLPGLDRAIDDASWDALDPTHPQHGLKRLLATLGVARAEVGDWIAPAAAPPRRALLREAFRPAATAEAWTRAEVPAEALAGMRRADCATPREEAAVIALILREALETPGRTAALVTPDRDLAQRVAAEMRRWGVEIDDSAGVPLGQTGVGRFLRLVAEAAAEGFAPVTLLALLRHPLCALNRGVNARAVADFDRLLARGPKPAPGWDDYRRRLDALEGEISSHAALGLHWLVETLAAATRGLSAALAGGDAPLPELMRAHLACAEALAGDVETEGWEALWRGDDGEAMRAFAAEALEATAPLGPVPPALYPRVFESLIATIAVRPRFGGHPRVHVLGPLEARMQAADVVVLGGMNEGLWPRRPAPDPWMSRKMREEFGLPAPERRIGLAAHDVWMACGAAEVVFTRAEKAGGAPTEPSRWLRRLDAVLAAAGRGGLATGPWLDWARALDAAPAVVAPPRPPTPCPPVSARPRRLSATHVETLRRDAYGIYAKYVLGLRRLDDREAEASPADLGNLMHGVLESFVRDGGSSVDPDARAQLQALADAALDRHEVPTELAPFWRARVGRALDWFVAADAARRPEIAATVVEKWGEWSFVPPSGLPFTVFAKADRIDLDAAGAATVIDYKTGAPPTQTAVAAGYSPQLPLEALIVRENGFADVRASGVAGLEYWRVNGAGAGGKVTALKDVEALMAEAEDGIRALVAHYDRPETKYIPRAAEGQAPDYSDYLLLERVAEWKAAETEGGE; this comes from the coding sequence ATGCGCCCGGTCTATACCGTCGATCCCGACCGCGGCTTCGCCGACAGTCTGGCGGAGGGCATCCTCGCGCGTCACGGCGGCGCGCCGATCGGGCTCGCCCGCGTCACCGTGCTGCTGCCGACGCGGCGCGCCTGCCGCAGCCTGCGCGAGGCGTTTCTGCGCCGTGGCGGCGGCGCGCCGATGATCCTGCCGCAGATGCTGCCCTTGGGCGAGGTCGACGAGGACGAGCTGGCGTTCGTCGACGCCGGGCTCGATCTCGCGCCCGCGGTGTCGCCGCTCGCCCGGCGGGCGATGCTGGCGCGGCTGATCGGCGCGGCGGCGGACCCGGCGACCGGCGAGCCGCCCTCGGTGGACCAGGCGCTCGGCCTCGCCGAGGCGCTGGCGCTGCTGCTCGACCAGGTGCAGGCGGAGGAATTGGAGTTCGCCCGCCTCGACCGCATCGGCCGCGAGTTGCCCGCCCACTGGCAACGGGTGGTGGCGGTGCTGCGGACGATCACCGAGGTGTGGCCGCAGGTGCTGGCCGAACTCGGCCGCCTCGACCCGATGGCGCGCCGCGTCGCGCTGATGCGGGTGCGCGCCGCCGCGTGGGCGGCCGATCCGCCGAACGGGCCGGTGATCGCCGCCGGGTCCACCGGCAGCCATCCGGCGACGGCGCGGCTGATGGCGGTGGTGGCGAACCTGCCGGAGGGCGCGGTGGTGCTGCCCGGCCTCGACCGCGCGATCGACGACGCGAGCTGGGACGCTCTCGATCCGACCCATCCGCAGCACGGCCTCAAACGCCTGCTCGCCACCCTCGGAGTGGCGCGCGCCGAGGTCGGCGACTGGATCGCCCCCGCCGCCGCGCCGCCGCGCCGCGCGCTGCTGCGCGAGGCGTTCCGCCCCGCCGCCACCGCCGAGGCGTGGACGCGGGCGGAGGTTCCCGCCGAAGCCCTGGCGGGGATGCGCCGCGCCGATTGCGCGACGCCGCGCGAGGAGGCGGCGGTGATCGCGCTGATCCTGCGCGAGGCGCTCGAAACCCCCGGCCGCACCGCGGCGCTGGTGACGCCCGACCGCGATCTCGCGCAGCGGGTCGCCGCCGAGATGCGGCGCTGGGGGGTGGAGATCGACGATTCCGCGGGCGTGCCGCTCGGCCAGACCGGCGTCGGCCGGTTCCTGCGGCTGGTGGCGGAGGCGGCGGCCGAGGGATTCGCGCCGGTGACGCTGCTGGCGCTGCTGCGGCATCCGCTGTGCGCGCTCAATCGCGGCGTCAACGCGCGCGCGGTGGCCGATTTCGACCGCTTGCTGGCGCGCGGTCCGAAGCCCGCGCCGGGGTGGGACGACTACCGCCGCCGCCTCGATGCGCTGGAGGGAGAGATTTCGTCGCACGCGGCGCTCGGCCTCCACTGGCTGGTGGAGACCCTGGCGGCGGCGACGCGCGGCCTGTCGGCGGCGCTCGCTGGCGGCGACGCGCCGCTGCCGGAGCTGATGCGCGCCCACCTCGCCTGCGCCGAGGCGCTCGCGGGCGACGTCGAGACCGAGGGCTGGGAGGCGCTGTGGCGCGGCGACGACGGCGAGGCGATGCGCGCCTTCGCCGCCGAGGCGCTGGAGGCGACCGCGCCGCTCGGGCCGGTGCCGCCCGCGCTCTACCCCCGGGTGTTCGAAAGCCTGATCGCGACGATCGCGGTGCGGCCGCGCTTCGGCGGGCATCCGCGGGTCCACGTTCTCGGGCCGCTGGAGGCGCGCATGCAGGCCGCCGACGTGGTGGTGCTGGGCGGCATGAACGAGGGCCTGTGGCCGCGCCGCCCCGCGCCCGACCCGTGGATGAGCCGGAAGATGCGCGAGGAGTTCGGCCTGCCTGCGCCGGAGCGGCGGATCGGCCTCGCCGCGCACGACGTGTGGATGGCGTGCGGCGCGGCGGAGGTGGTGTTCACCCGCGCCGAGAAGGCGGGCGGCGCGCCCACCGAGCCGTCGCGCTGGCTGCGCCGCCTCGACGCGGTGCTGGCGGCGGCGGGGCGGGGCGGGCTCGCAACCGGGCCGTGGCTGGACTGGGCGCGCGCCCTCGACGCGGCGCCCGCGGTGGTGGCGCCGCCGCGCCCGCCGACGCCGTGCCCGCCGGTGTCGGCGCGGCCGCGGCGGCTGTCGGCGACCCACGTCGAGACGCTCCGGCGCGACGCCTACGGCATCTACGCCAAATACGTGCTCGGCCTGCGGCGGCTCGATGACCGCGAGGCGGAGGCCTCGCCCGCCGATCTCGGCAACCTGATGCACGGCGTTCTCGAAAGCTTCGTCCGCGACGGCGGCAGCAGCGTCGATCCGGATGCGCGGGCGCAGCTCCAGGCGCTCGCCGACGCCGCCCTCGATCGCCACGAGGTACCGACCGAGCTCGCGCCGTTCTGGCGCGCCCGCGTCGGCCGGGCGCTCGACTGGTTCGTCGCCGCCGACGCGGCGCGGCGGCCGGAGATCGCCGCGACGGTGGTGGAGAAGTGGGGCGAGTGGAGCTTCGTGCCGCCTTCGGGGCTGCCGTTCACGGTGTTCGCCAAGGCCGACCGCATCGACCTCGATGCCGCGGGCGCGGCGACGGTGATCGACTACAAGACCGGCGCACCGCCGACCCAGACCGCGGTGGCGGCGGGGTATTCGCCGCAGTTGCCGCTGGAGGCGCTGATCGTGCGCGAGAACGGCTTCGCCGACGTCCGCGCGAGCGGCGTCGCCGGGCTCGAATACTGGCGCGTCAACGGCGCGGGGGCGGGCGGCAAGGTGACCGCGCTCAAGGACGTGGAGGCGCTGATGGCGGAGGCGGAGGACGGCATTCGCGCGCTCGTCGCTCACTACGACCGGCCGGAGACGAAGTACATTCCGCGCGCCGCCGAAGGGCAGGCGCCGGACTATTCCGACTATCTGCTGCTGGAGCGCGTCGCCGAATGGAAGGCGGCGGAGACGGAGGGCGGCGAATGA
- a CDS encoding UvrD/REP helicase — protein sequence MSAPNAELLRVAEDAQRRAADPALSVWVEASAGSGKTKVLTDRVLRLLLDGVPPGRILCLTFTKAAAAEMSNRLFLRLARWAAMADAELDAELAKLEGRAPAPRRRDAARRLFATVLDAADGLRIETLHGFCQGLLRRFPVEAGVSPTFDVLDDRRAAEMLRRARETVFRTAPPGSDLDRAIAAITDLCSDSTFPDLIASVTRARGRIVRAMRAWGGRDALLDGLSRHLGLDPAATAEGVLAAACADDACDLAGLRALCRALADCGGKTDGKHAAAMSPWLAAAAADRPALWDDYLTAFLTKDGGPRSTKSYPCKAAVALLADAAEIVAAEQDRLLRVCETLAAVRLRDATRHLIVLADAVFAAYARQKAKGGWLDYDDLIQKARDLLALAEARPWVLYKLDGGLDHILVDEAQDTSPDQWEVADALSAEFFAGEGARSAVRTLFAVGDPKQSIYRFQGADPEMFREQRLRVERGAASAGLGFAPVRLAVSFRSVKAVLDVVDATFDDPEAGDGVREPGLDPVEARHLAARAGEAGLVELWPLLPTPEAAGETPWSPPVERLAVASAATRCAQLVADRIARLVGVGGVPEIRAATGRPFRPGDVMVLVQKRDAFQTDLIRALKQKGVAVAGADRLDLAQHMAVQDLLAAAEAALLPDDDLTLAAVLKGPFLGWSEDELFALCHGREGSVWAALRGRGDARARDAAERLAAWGAAARRERPFAFLSRLLDAEGGRAKLRRRLGAEVDDPLDEVLALAQGFERDHAGTVQAFLAWFAAGDVEIKRDLEQGAADQVRILTVHGAKGLQAPVVFLPQTAPAIAAARSTELEWARGETGALPLWKPSGFAPCDGFARAQDARKAEDARESRRLLYVAMTRAEDRLYVCGWSGRRAPPAGCWHELVSRAMARIAPELPDEALSAAFGAPVALRRFSGTEAARPHAPDAVPPPSAPARLPDWISRPAPPEPEPTRPLTPSRPDDEPPLPSPLAAAAADRFRRGNLVHRLLESLPDLDPAARPAAARRYLDAAADWPEAARAALAAEALAVLAHPDAAPLFAPDSRAEVAIAGMVDGPHAPRLLAGRIDRLALADDAVLIADYKTNRPPPASAAEVPEVYRRQLGHYRAALGAMFPGRRVRTFLVWTDGPSVMELTEDA from the coding sequence ATGAGCGCGCCGAACGCCGAACTCCTGCGCGTCGCCGAGGACGCCCAGCGCCGCGCCGCCGATCCGGCGCTGTCGGTTTGGGTGGAGGCGAGCGCCGGATCGGGCAAGACCAAGGTGCTGACCGACCGGGTGCTGCGGCTGCTGCTCGACGGCGTGCCGCCCGGGCGGATCCTCTGCCTCACCTTCACCAAGGCGGCGGCGGCGGAAATGTCGAACCGCCTGTTCCTGCGCCTCGCCAGGTGGGCGGCGATGGCCGACGCCGAGCTCGACGCCGAGCTTGCGAAGCTCGAAGGCCGCGCGCCCGCGCCCAGGCGACGCGACGCGGCGCGGCGGCTGTTCGCGACGGTGCTGGACGCCGCCGACGGCCTCCGTATCGAAACCCTGCACGGGTTCTGCCAGGGGTTGCTGCGGCGCTTCCCGGTCGAGGCCGGGGTGTCGCCGACCTTCGACGTGCTCGACGACCGCCGCGCCGCCGAGATGCTGCGCCGCGCCCGCGAAACGGTGTTCCGCACCGCGCCGCCGGGCTCGGACCTCGACCGCGCGATCGCCGCGATCACCGACCTGTGCTCGGATTCCACCTTCCCCGACCTGATCGCCTCGGTGACCCGCGCGCGCGGCCGGATCGTGCGGGCGATGCGCGCCTGGGGCGGCCGCGACGCGCTGCTCGACGGGCTCTCCCGCCACCTCGGCCTCGACCCGGCGGCCACCGCCGAGGGCGTGCTCGCCGCCGCCTGCGCCGACGACGCCTGCGACCTCGCCGGTCTCCGCGCGCTCTGCCGCGCGCTCGCCGACTGCGGCGGCAAGACCGACGGCAAGCACGCGGCGGCGATGTCTCCCTGGCTCGCCGCCGCCGCCGCCGACCGTCCGGCGCTGTGGGACGACTACCTCACCGCTTTCCTCACCAAGGACGGCGGCCCGCGCAGCACCAAATCGTATCCCTGCAAGGCGGCGGTGGCGCTGCTCGCCGACGCCGCCGAGATCGTCGCCGCCGAACAGGACCGTCTGCTGCGGGTTTGCGAAACCCTGGCGGCGGTGCGTCTGCGCGACGCGACCCGGCATCTGATCGTGCTCGCCGACGCGGTGTTCGCGGCCTATGCGCGGCAGAAGGCGAAGGGCGGCTGGCTCGACTACGACGACCTGATCCAGAAGGCCCGCGACCTGCTCGCCCTCGCCGAGGCGCGGCCGTGGGTGCTCTACAAGCTCGACGGCGGTCTCGACCACATTCTCGTCGACGAGGCGCAGGACACCTCGCCCGACCAGTGGGAAGTGGCGGACGCGCTCTCCGCCGAGTTCTTCGCGGGCGAGGGCGCGCGGTCGGCGGTGCGCACGCTGTTCGCGGTCGGCGATCCGAAGCAGTCGATCTACCGCTTCCAGGGTGCGGACCCGGAGATGTTCCGCGAACAGCGCCTGCGGGTCGAGCGCGGCGCTGCGTCGGCCGGGCTCGGCTTCGCGCCGGTGCGGCTGGCGGTGTCGTTCCGCTCGGTCAAGGCGGTGCTCGACGTCGTCGACGCCACCTTCGACGACCCCGAGGCGGGCGACGGCGTGCGCGAGCCGGGGCTCGACCCGGTGGAGGCGCGCCACCTTGCCGCGCGCGCGGGCGAGGCCGGTCTGGTGGAATTGTGGCCGCTGCTGCCGACCCCCGAGGCCGCCGGGGAGACCCCCTGGAGCCCGCCGGTCGAGCGCCTCGCGGTCGCCTCCGCCGCGACCCGCTGCGCACAGCTGGTGGCGGATCGGATCGCGCGGCTGGTCGGCGTCGGCGGCGTGCCGGAGATCCGCGCCGCGACCGGGCGGCCGTTCCGCCCCGGCGACGTGATGGTGCTGGTGCAGAAGCGCGACGCCTTCCAGACCGACCTGATCCGCGCGCTCAAGCAGAAGGGCGTGGCGGTGGCGGGCGCGGACCGGCTCGATCTCGCGCAGCACATGGCGGTGCAGGATCTGCTCGCCGCCGCCGAGGCGGCGCTGCTGCCCGACGACGATCTCACCCTGGCGGCGGTGCTGAAGGGACCGTTTCTCGGCTGGAGCGAGGACGAACTGTTCGCGCTCTGCCACGGCCGCGAGGGTTCGGTGTGGGCGGCGCTGCGCGGCCGCGGCGACGCCCGCGCGCGTGACGCCGCCGAGCGGCTCGCCGCCTGGGGCGCGGCGGCGCGGCGGGAGCGGCCGTTCGCGTTTCTCTCGCGTCTGCTCGATGCCGAGGGCGGTCGCGCGAAGCTGCGCCGCCGCCTCGGCGCGGAGGTCGACGACCCGCTCGACGAGGTGCTGGCGCTGGCGCAGGGCTTCGAACGCGACCATGCGGGCACGGTGCAGGCGTTCCTCGCGTGGTTCGCGGCGGGCGACGTGGAGATCAAGCGCGATCTCGAACAGGGCGCGGCCGATCAGGTGCGCATCCTCACCGTCCATGGTGCGAAGGGGTTGCAGGCGCCGGTGGTGTTCCTGCCGCAGACCGCCCCGGCGATCGCGGCGGCGCGGTCCACCGAACTCGAATGGGCGAGGGGGGAGACGGGCGCGCTGCCGCTGTGGAAGCCTTCCGGGTTCGCGCCGTGCGACGGCTTCGCCCGCGCCCAGGACGCGCGCAAGGCCGAGGACGCGCGGGAATCCCGCCGCCTGCTCTACGTCGCGATGACCCGCGCCGAGGATCGCCTGTACGTGTGCGGCTGGTCCGGCCGCCGCGCTCCGCCCGCGGGCTGCTGGCACGAACTGGTCTCGCGCGCGATGGCGCGGATCGCGCCGGAACTGCCCGACGAGGCCCTGTCCGCCGCGTTCGGCGCGCCCGTCGCGCTCCGCCGCTTCAGCGGCACGGAGGCGGCACGCCCGCACGCGCCCGACGCGGTTCCGCCGCCGAGCGCGCCCGCACGGTTGCCCGATTGGATCTCCCGTCCCGCGCCGCCGGAGCCCGAGCCGACCCGGCCGCTCACCCCCTCCCGCCCCGACGACGAGCCGCCGCTGCCGTCGCCGCTCGCGGCGGCCGCCGCCGATCGCTTCCGCCGCGGCAACCTCGTGCACCGCCTGCTCGAAAGCCTGCCCGATCTCGACCCGGCGGCGCGCCCTGCCGCGGCGCGCCGCTACCTCGACGCCGCCGCCGACTGGCCGGAGGCGGCACGCGCCGCGCTCGCCGCCGAGGCGCTCGCGGTGCTCGCCCACCCGGACGCCGCGCCGCTGTTCGCGCCGGACTCCCGCGCCGAGGTGGCGATCGCCGGCATGGTCGACGGCCCCCACGCGCCGCGCCTGCTCGCCGGGCGCATCGACCGCCTCGCGCTGGCCGACGACGCGGTGCTGATCGCCGACTACAAGACCAACCGCCCACCGCCCGCCTCCGCCGCCGAGGTGCCGGAGGTCTACCGCCGTCAGCTCGGCCATTATCGCGCCGCGCTTGGGGCGATGTTCCCCGGGCGGCGGGTGCGCACCTTCCTGGTCTGGACCGACGGGCCTAGCGTGATGGAGCTCACGGAGGATGCGTGA
- the trxA gene encoding thioredoxin 1 (Evidence 2a : Function of homologous gene experimentally demonstrated in an other organism; PubMedId : 10489448, 1094461, 10947986, 1561103, 2181145, 2193685, 3891733, 4616096, 4883076, 6098320, 6099324, 7812718, 8098620, 8253691; Product type c : carrier), whose product MRQVTDATFATEVEQGKGLILVDFWAEWCGPCRQIAPVLEEIDSAMGDKVSIVKLNIDENPSTPTRLGVRGIPTLMLFKDGSVVSTKIGALPKSQLVKWLESAV is encoded by the coding sequence ATGCGGCAAGTCACGGACGCGACCTTCGCAACCGAGGTCGAACAGGGCAAGGGGTTGATTCTCGTGGATTTCTGGGCCGAATGGTGCGGCCCGTGCCGGCAGATCGCGCCGGTCCTCGAAGAGATCGATTCCGCCATGGGCGACAAGGTTTCGATCGTCAAGCTCAACATCGACGAGAACCCGTCGACGCCGACCCGCCTCGGCGTGCGGGGCATCCCGACGCTGATGCTGTTCAAGGACGGCAGCGTCGTGTCCACCAAGATCGGCGCGCTGCCGAAATCGCAACTGGTGAAGTGGCTGGAAAGCGCCGTCTGA
- a CDS encoding conserved hypothetical protein (Evidence 4 : Homologs of previously reported genes of unknown function), translated as MGREFPEISDADGGFPPDGPCALHAPAHLNAVAVTNGFVPRGLAPGYAWADFAPGDGLNAALHAAANPDGAFFAVGCAGRPTPHAAHVGNLACDPDDLPPLDFAVFDGGFAHLADAERARRLDRVVAALKPGGILLLGYHALPGFAAMMPLRDVLYSLDQGHDRTPEKRVRAAFEWLDAADAAGAPFLHQHPGVRRRLAALAARSAATAETELFGARLRPLHFAQVATSAMAAGMSFCGNAAMRRNMVDLLLPPGTRGLLQRANKRTTLETLCDALANPFYRRDVYVKGKPLADEARYWRLHDELVIGLSPDAPPGVDLGHARVSFSAFPFDALAEGLAAGPRRVAGIAGLIPEIARDAARSALALGFAAAAPAPADSRVPPAGGGVAVPLPLNRALLAEAFHAHGPLTLACPLTGGFVGLDRGAAIALDAIVSGDVDPARAEDAIAARLAALAGHAEAGDTFRAAARESLAALTPGRLATLARFGVVAGT; from the coding sequence ATGGGGCGCGAATTTCCCGAGATTTCCGATGCGGACGGCGGCTTTCCGCCCGATGGTCCGTGCGCGCTGCACGCGCCCGCGCACCTCAACGCGGTGGCGGTCACCAACGGCTTCGTGCCGCGCGGCCTCGCCCCGGGGTACGCCTGGGCGGATTTCGCCCCCGGCGACGGCCTGAACGCCGCCCTCCACGCCGCCGCCAATCCCGACGGCGCGTTCTTCGCGGTCGGCTGCGCGGGCCGCCCGACGCCGCACGCCGCCCACGTCGGGAATCTCGCGTGCGATCCGGACGATCTGCCGCCCCTCGATTTCGCGGTCTTCGACGGCGGCTTCGCGCATCTTGCCGACGCCGAGCGGGCGCGCCGCCTCGATCGCGTCGTCGCGGCGCTCAAGCCCGGCGGGATTCTGCTGCTGGGCTACCACGCGCTGCCCGGCTTCGCGGCGATGATGCCGCTGCGCGACGTGCTCTATTCCCTCGATCAGGGCCACGACCGCACGCCGGAGAAACGGGTGCGCGCGGCGTTCGAGTGGCTCGACGCCGCCGACGCGGCGGGCGCGCCCTTCCTGCACCAGCACCCCGGGGTGCGCCGCCGCCTCGCCGCGCTGGCGGCGCGGAGCGCGGCGACCGCCGAGACGGAACTGTTCGGCGCGCGTCTGCGGCCCCTGCACTTCGCCCAGGTGGCGACCTCGGCGATGGCGGCGGGGATGTCGTTCTGCGGCAACGCGGCGATGCGCCGCAACATGGTCGACCTGCTGCTGCCGCCCGGCACGCGCGGGCTGCTGCAACGCGCGAACAAACGCACCACCCTCGAAACCCTGTGCGACGCGCTCGCCAATCCGTTCTATCGCCGCGACGTCTACGTCAAGGGCAAGCCGCTGGCGGACGAAGCGCGCTACTGGCGGCTGCACGACGAACTGGTGATCGGCCTGTCGCCGGACGCGCCGCCCGGCGTCGATCTCGGGCATGCGCGGGTGTCGTTCTCGGCGTTTCCCTTCGACGCGCTGGCCGAGGGGCTCGCCGCCGGTCCGCGCCGCGTCGCCGGGATTGCCGGGCTGATTCCCGAGATCGCCCGCGACGCCGCCCGCTCGGCGCTCGCGCTCGGGTTCGCCGCCGCCGCGCCCGCTCCGGCCGATTCGCGGGTTCCGCCCGCGGGCGGCGGGGTCGCGGTGCCGTTGCCGCTCAACCGGGCGCTGCTCGCCGAGGCGTTCCACGCCCACGGGCCGCTGACCCTCGCGTGCCCGCTGACCGGCGGGTTCGTCGGTCTCGATCGGGGCGCCGCGATCGCCCTCGACGCGATCGTTTCCGGCGACGTCGACCCCGCCCGCGCGGAGGACGCGATCGCCGCCCGTCTCGCCGCGCTGGCCGGCCATGCCGAGGCCGGGGACACGTTCCGCGCCGCCGCCCGCGAAAGCCTGGCGGCGCTGACGCCCGGCCGCCTCGCGACGCTGGCGCGGTTCGGCGTCGTCGCCGGAACCTGA